Genomic segment of Oceanimonas sp. GK1:
GGCGGCCGCAGAAGTCGTACAGCGCATGTAGGTTGAGGGCCAGCTCGCCGCCGTTGTTCATGTCCAGAGAGCTGTCCAGACCACCAATAATATCAATGGCTTTGGCGATGGATTTGCCCTTTTGCTCAATCCGGCCGGCAAGGATGTGGCCCTCGGCCCGGGCGATTTCGTCCATCAGTCCGTCCATCAGCATCAGCACCAGCTCCCGGGGCGAGGCCTGGGCGGCCCGGGCATCGGTGTGAGTATGCTGGTAAATATCAAGGCCGGAATCGGCATCAAACATGGTCAGCTCCTGGCTCGGTTAAAACATGGACATGGTCTGTTGCATTTGCTGTGCCAATGTTTGCATGCGGGTGAACTGGCCCAGGTAGCGCTGGTAGACCTTGTTCATGCGGCTGTCCAGGGCCTCCTGCCGGTCGGCAATGCGATCCAGGCCGCTCTGCAGGCTGCGATCCCGCTGCACCAGGGTGCCGTTGCGATCCAGATAGGGTTTGGTGTCGGCCTCCAGCCGGGTCAGCAGGCCGCCGGCACCGGTAAAGGCGTCTTCCAGGGCGCCGGGCCGGCTTTCCTGCAGCCTGGCCATGGCGGCGGTGTCGAGGGAGAGCTTGCCGTAGCGGTCGGTCTTGATGCCCAGCTCCGCCAGACTGACACCGTCGGGTGGATTGGACAGGGTGCCCCGCAGCCGCCCCAACAGGCCCCGGGCCATGCTGTCGCCGGAGAGCGCCGCACTGCTGCCTTCCTTGCTTTGGGTGTGCTTTTGCACCTCGCCCACCAGGGCGTTGTAGGCGTCCACTATACCCTTGAGGGATTCCTCAATGGCGGCCTGATCCGTGGCCACGCTGAGCCCCAGCGGCGCATCGGTATAGTTGCCGAATTCATCCTGGGCATGGGCCTTGCTCACCGTCAGGTTGAGGCCGTCTATCTGGCCGTCAAAGGTGTTGGTGGTGCTGCTCAGTTGCAGGCCGCCGGCCCCGCCCAGCTCGATCACCGCATCCTGGGCGCTGGCCAGTTGCGTCTTGTTGCCAATGGCGGTTTGCAGCTCGGTAAAGGCCGCCTCGCCGTTGCCGCCGCCGAGGTTGATGGTCATGGCCTGGCTGGCGCCGGTCTTGCTGCCGGTCAGCATCAGGTGGGTCTGGCCATCGGCCCGCACCAGAGACGCCTGCACGCCGCTGTTGTCCGTCGCCTGGTTGATCGCATCCCGCAGCCCGGTAAGCCCGCTGGCGGAGTCCAGGGTCGACAGATCCAGGCTCAGGGTCTGGCCGTCAAGGGTAATGTCGAGCACGCCCTGAGTGGGCACCGTCCAGTTCTCGTCCAGCGCCAGGGAATACTGATCGGATTGCGCCAGCTGTTTTACATAGAGCTGGTAATCGGCGTTGGCGGCGCCGGCCTTGACGGTGGCGCTGGCATAGCCCTCGGCACTGAAGCCGACGGACTGGCTGCTAAGGCCGGTGCCGCTGGTCAGCTCCTTGATCGCCATCTGCAGCGCCTGCAGCTTGCCTTTGATCTGGCCGTAAGCCTCTTTCTGGGCGCTCAGCTGGCTTCGCTGGCTGCGCAGCAGGCCGTCGAGGGGAGCCCGCTCCGCCGACATCAGCATCTGCGCCATCGAGGACGGATCCATTCCGTTCATTCCAAACATCGCCACCTCCGCAATGATTCATTGTTTGTGTACTTGGTATTCGAACAACGACAGCGGCAGCGGGTGACTTGAATAATAAAACGCCGGGAACGGCGGAAATAAAAAAGCGGCCCATCAGGGCCGCAAAGAAAGAAAACGCACGGGGAAACCCCGGCAAAAAGCAAAGAACACAACGCGGGGCCATGGGCCCCGTACTACAGGGGGCCGCGGTTAACGCAGCAGCGACATCACCAGACCGCTCATCTGGTTTGAGTTGCTCAGCACCGACATGCCGGACTGCATCAGCATCTGGTTTTTGGACATATTGGAAGCTTCGGACGCGAAGTCGGCGTCCATAATACGACCCTTGGCGGCTTCACCGTTCTCACGCATATTGCCCAGGTTGGTAATGGTGTGCTCCAGACGGTTGATATAGGCACCAAATTTTCCTCGAGCTGTACCAATATTGTTCAGCAAAGTATCCATTTTGGTGATTTCAGCCTGGGAAGTTGCCTGGTCCGACATGGTCGCTGCAGTCCAGGTCGCGCCGACGGCAGTAGCAAGAGCACCAACTTCAGCAGTGGTATCTACAGCTAGGGTCTCGGCATTACTTGCACCAATTTGAAAATTCACAGCGGCAGCCGCAAATTTGCCAGTGGTACCGTCCAGAAGCTTGGTACCGGAACCGTAACTGGTATTAGCCATGATGTTAGCAAGCTCTTCGCCAAGCTGGTTGTATTCAGCATTAATGGCAGCAAACTCAGCAGTACCAGTTGTTCCGTTGGCGGCCTGAGTGGCCAGATCTTTCATTCGATGAGTGATATTGGTCATTTCATCTAGTGCGCCTTCGGCCGTCTGCATCATGGAAATGGCATCCTGGGCGTTGCGCATGGCCACACCC
This window contains:
- the fliS gene encoding flagellar export chaperone FliS; the protein is MFDADSGLDIYQHTHTDARAAQASPRELVLMLMDGLMDEIARAEGHILAGRIEQKGKSIAKAIDIIGGLDSSLDMNNGGELALNLHALYDFCGRQLFSASVNNDAALLAPVNKVLADLRDGWQGLGSEVPA
- the fliD gene encoding flagellar filament capping protein FliD, which encodes MFGMNGMDPSSMAQMLMSAERAPLDGLLRSQRSQLSAQKEAYGQIKGKLQALQMAIKELTSGTGLSSQSVGFSAEGYASATVKAGAANADYQLYVKQLAQSDQYSLALDENWTVPTQGVLDITLDGQTLSLDLSTLDSASGLTGLRDAINQATDNSGVQASLVRADGQTHLMLTGSKTGASQAMTINLGGGNGEAAFTELQTAIGNKTQLASAQDAVIELGGAGGLQLSSTTNTFDGQIDGLNLTVSKAHAQDEFGNYTDAPLGLSVATDQAAIEESLKGIVDAYNALVGEVQKHTQSKEGSSAALSGDSMARGLLGRLRGTLSNPPDGVSLAELGIKTDRYGKLSLDTAAMARLQESRPGALEDAFTGAGGLLTRLEADTKPYLDRNGTLVQRDRSLQSGLDRIADRQEALDSRMNKVYQRYLGQFTRMQTLAQQMQQTMSMF
- the lafA gene encoding lateral flagellin LafA, whose translation is MGLSIHTNYTSLVTQNTLNSTNKMLGTAMERLGTGFRINSAADDAAGLQIAVRLQAQTNGQGVAMRNAQDAISMMQTAEGALDEMTNITHRMKDLATQAANGTTGTAEFAAINAEYNQLGEELANIMANTSYGSGTKLLDGTTGKFAAAAVNFQIGASNAETLAVDTTAEVGALATAVGATWTAATMSDQATSQAEITKMDTLLNNIGTARGKFGAYINRLEHTITNLGNMRENGEAAKGRIMDADFASEASNMSKNQMLMQSGMSVLSNSNQMSGLVMSLLR